The DNA segment TACGTTAACTATCCAATTCATTGTCTTTGGGGTGATACTTAATTCACAAAcacgtcatcttttttttttatcatagacttACATTTAttcgaaatatgttttttttttatttagtctctTATTTgagtaatattattataaataaatgaattaatgataGTAGCTTAAGAATGTTCATTCTTGTCCTTTCAAATTATTTTAAGTGCCCtattatcaaaagtatatatatatatatatatatatatatatatatatatatatatatatatatatatacatacatatatatatatatatatatatatatatatatatatatatatatatatatatatatatatatatatatatatataaaccttcaataAACAACCTGCATTTTTTGTCAAAATCttgaacaataacaatatcaacgtATGCGATGGTTTTCTTGATCAAATTatttatttgctttatatataaatatcaatctaAATATATTGTGAATGAAGGTTTAATTTTAGCAAACAAAACTTATGCTAAAAAAGTTACAACTTAAATGGTTACGAGAAACTCACATCCGATCATGTAATGGACATCTTTCTGGTGCTAATGCGGAGGAATGTTTTAGCCCTAGTTCTTTTAATTTCGGACACTgcgaaacatttatttttttttcttttcacttatacTATCTCCAAATGTTTTAAAGACTAGCAAATGCGAGgtacatttctttttcatttgatataatgtcaTAACGAAAAAACGTTTTCTATATCGTTTTTAAAAATTGCAATACCGGACATGGAGGGTTGAAACTTTCTTCAAAACGCTTCTCATAAGCATTTATTAGAGAACATTTTCccttaattgtgattttttttgcTCTAATcgttaaaaattttcatttccgAAATTTTCTTTACATGAAAAAGTATAGAATATTAACTCTTTTAGTTAATTTAATTAATAACCAATATGTACAGATATGGTCATTGActaatttctgttttctttatctcGTTCATTATTTTAGGTATATTAGAATTATATTCACTAAGGCCATTGTCATTATCGTTATCAGCTGATGTTAGAACAATGTAAGACACTGGCTTCAAACATGACCTTCTATtcccgtctctttatggtctttctctgacaGTGTCTCAAATAATTCTTAGCTCGACAAtccattgtgttctcttccttttTCTTATTCGTCTGCAAACTCTaggaaattgtttggtaatttttttttgtccatctattatttgtcatttctAATGTGAGGCATGCCCAGTCCATTTCTTACTCCTACATGTTGTTAGATTATTCTCTTTTTTAGTTTCTTCTTCAATCCatttctcttagtgttaatcctatcaacattatttccataggtctttgagctgtaactatctTTTGTTCTCAGGGtatagtaaagctccaagtttcttatgcataagttattactggtagggtaatttaatcatataattttctttttagaggtaCTGTCAGTTTGAGTTTcagaatctaattttttttttttttttttttttttttaccaaatgcacTTCTTCCCATGttcatcattcttttaatttcggccacGACCTGATGAATGAAATACCTCAACAATGCACTCCAGCACACAGTTCAAGGTAAGGTACCCACGAATATCCCAtcttaagcaatctctctctctctctctctctctctctctctctctctctctctctctctctctctctctctctgttgtctaaGTAATTTGAATCTAAGGTAATTTTGAAAAATAcagaagagaaatatatatttgtttagtgttttttttccagttaactatctctctcttttttttagatCTTATATCTACAGTATCTGTTTTATTGAATTCATAAGATGAATTATGCAGTTATGAGAAATATCCGTTCTGATATcaagtaccattttttttttataattatttcgtaAAATCAACGTAACCTTAGTCTAGTAGTAAATGGATCACGCGTGTTCAATACCTTTTGCCCAGATAATAACCTTACCACTAGCGGCTGAGTGGTAAGGTTAatgtcatataagtatcctggaccaaggtttgaAACCGGGCCGgccagtctttgagtgatttcgcctgagccTCTAATCCCGAGATGGTTGAGAGAAGCTGgacattaatatattattatatatggcttatttgcatatatatatatatatatatatatatatatatatatatatatatatatatatatatatatatatatatatatatatatatatatatacagagagagagagagagagagagagagagagagagagagatagacacacacacacacacacacacacatatatatatatatatatatatatatatatatatatatatatatatatatggcatatttgaatatatgtacagtatatatatatatatatatatatatatatatatatatatatatatatgtatatatatatatatatatatatatatatatatatatatatatatatatatatttacatatatatacaaatatatatatatatatatatatatatatatatatatttatttatatatatatatatgtatgtatataaatatacatacatatatatatatatatatatatatatatatatatatatatttatatatatatatatatatatatatatatatatatatatatatatatatatatatatatatatgtatgtatgtatataaatatacatatatatatatatatatatatatatatatatatatatatatatatatatatatatatatatatacatacatatatatatatatatatatatatatatatataaatatatgtatgtatgtatataaatatacatatatatatatatatatatatatatatatatatatatatatatatatatatatttatatatatatatatatatatatataaatatatatatatatatatatatatatatatatatatatatatatatatatatatatatgtatatatatatatatatcgcttatttgaatatatgtatatatatggcttatttgagtatatatatatatatatatatatatatatatatatatatacatatatatatatatatatatatatatatatatatatatatatatatatatatatatatatatgtatatatacatatatatatatatatatatatatatatatatatatatatatatatatatatatatatatatatatatatatatagatagatagatagacagatagatatatatgtatgtatatattagggCGTGTCCGTTTATTATACATAAGGTTTTATCCTCCTTGTGACTAACGTTCCTCTCTGTCAAGAAATCTTGGCACTACCCTCAGTGACGTCATAATAAACTTACATGAAAGCAGATGCAGAGGACACATATCCAGAAAATCTGTTCAGTTAAGGTGAAAACGATAAAGGTGAACGCTTTGTTTATTATTTGTGGGCTACACAGATTTGCAGAAAATTGGTTTGGAGAAAAAGTGAGGATATCAGCCATTagttatttgttttttcttataaaatcatcatcattttatATCAGATTTACCTTTTCGAAAattatattatcataaattatatGAGACTTGGAAATAAATAGAAAGTGTTCATTGTATAATAACTTTTTTGCAGTTCATGTTATATCGATGATTAGAGGAACATTGACTATCGTATTGGCTACTCAAAAACACCATTAGTTATTTATCAGATTTATAAATACTTGAaggtatgctattattattattattattattaatattattattattattgttattattattattattataattattattattattattattattattattattattattattattattattattattaagctacaaccctaatgtggagagcaggatgctatgagcccagggtctcaaacaggggaaatagcccagtgaggaaaggaaacaaggaaaaatgaaatatttcaagatcataatattaaaataaatatttcttatttaaactataacACTTTAATAAATCAGGAGGAAATGATATTAGATAGAATGGTGGgcacgagtgtaccctaaagcaagagaactcgaaaccaagacagtggaagaccatggtacagaggctttggcactacccattTCTAGTATTTATTAAAATACCATTTGCAAAGATGGATAGTAGTAGATGCTAAAAATTCTTATAATATGACTCACCCTAGGTGTGAGAGTCTAGACAACCTACAAGCTATTCCCTCCAAAAGTGGCAATAAGGAGTGCTTCAGTTACCATGGGACTCAAAAGGGAGAGGAataaagttccacagcaggtaaacATATGAGCAGGCACAAAGGGCGGGAGGGGTGATGAGGGACTAAGCAATAGTTGAAGTGGCACGGCAGGAAGGCCTAACTTCAACCTTAGAACAAACATGGTATTCTAAGGGGTCTGCAGCCATAGACCACCAAAAACTAAGAGGGACCCAAGATTGGGTAAGGCAGCAAAAAGGCAGTCTGTCAGTCACCATTAAAACAGGGGTAATGAATTTCAGTGGGTAGACAAGAAGTAGGCACAAGGAACAAATTGCCAGTACCTGTGCCGCACCGCAATGCATGCAGGATAAGTGAAAAGTGAAAACAGTAGCCATAGGAAAACTATAAAGTCCTATCCAACTCCCAGACGTACCATTAAGACCGAATCCTCCCACTATGACGAATCAATAGCATGGGAGGATGGGCAGACTCACGAAACCAGCAAGGTTAGGTGAGAGAAGGGGATGGTGCACAGAGGTAAATTCACAAATCATGGCTGCCGGCCAGGGTAGAGCTAACCTAAAACAAGACTGCTAAAGAATCCCCATGTAACAGCTAAACAGGAAGAGGATACCCCATAATCATACTACAattgtaaaagaataatataaaatacattCTTACTATATTATGACTGAAACATTAGGAATTTATGGTAGATTTGGATACATGATGCGACAGTGCCAACCGCATGCCGGCCACAGGTAATACAAAGTATGCTCATCAACTGAGAAACGGGGAGGAGACGCAAAATTCTCAAACTCAGAGGAAGAGGGTACTCAACTatgtcgatgaggaagaagctgaagcatccatgattacAAAATCCCTCAAAAAGCTACGAAAACtggcataaaaacatttcctgacGTATCAtccgtagatgatatatatatatatatatatatatatatatatatatatatatatatatatatatatatatatatatatatatatatatatatatatgtatatatatatatatatatatatatatatatatatatatatatatatatatatatatatatatatatatatactagggtagccagggcaccagccaccatttgagatactatcactagagagttattgggtctttttacTTGCAAGACAGTATTGCACTGGAtccatctctctagttacggttcattttccctttgcttacacgcaCATTGTATAGTCGggattattatttacatattttctattttcatacacCCAAtgacactgatattaccaaacaattcttcttcacccaaggggctaactagaGCACTgttgttgttcagtggccactttcctcttggtaagggtataacaGGCTCTTTATcgaaggtaagcagctcttctaagagaacgacactccaaaatcagacaactgttctctattcttgggtagtgctatagcctctgtaccataatcttctaTTGCAatgtgttagagttcttttgcttaggcCTTAGGAGTAAACtaagacacactattttatcttaaatctctaactcttgttttgttaaagattttataatttatatgggaaaaatttattttattgtccTCACTTCCTcgaattattctattttcctttcttccttcactcattgggctattttctctgttggacacCCTGTGCGCATAGCATCATGcatttccacctagggttgtagctttgcaatgattaataataataataattataataataataaaaataacaataataataataataaaaataatagtatatgcatatatatatatatatatatatatatatatatatatatatatatatatataaatatatatatatatatatatatatatatatatatatatatatatatatatatatttatatataaatttatatagatatctatttttatgtatttatatctacgtatggatatatttatatattatacacatatatactgtacatatatatatgtatatatgtatatatatatatatatatatatatatatatatatatatatatataaatatgtatgtatatatatatatatatatatatatatatatatatatatatatatatatatatatactgtatatatatatatatatatatatatatatatatatatatatatatacgtgtatgtctatatatttatgcatacacacacacacacacacacacacacatatatatatatatatatatatatatatatatatatatatatatatatatatatatatatatatatatatatatatatatatgtatatatataaatacatggatatatatatatatatatatatatatatatatatatgtatatatatatatatatatatatatatatatatgtatatatacacacatatatatatatatatatatatatatatatatatatatatatatatatatatatacacacatatatatatatatatatatatagatatgtgtgtgaatatatatatatatatatatatatatatatatatatacatatatatatatatatatatatatatatatatatatataaatatatatatatacatatgtatatatatatatatatatatatatatatatatatatatatatatatatatatagatatatatatatatatatatatatatatatatatatatatatatatatatatatatatatatattcatatatatacatatatatgcatataaatgtatatatatatatatatatatatatatatatatatatatatatatatatatatatatatatatacctatatatatatatatatatatatatatatatatatatatatatatatatatataaatatatatatatatatatatatatatatatatatatatatatatatatatatatatttaaatataatacacatatatatctatatatatatataattatacatatacatatatatatatatatatatgtatatatatatatatatatatatatatatatatatatatatatatatatatatatatatatatatatctatatttatatatatatatatatatatatatatatatatatatatatatatatatatatatatatgtatgtatatatatatatatatatatatatatatatatatatatatatatataatatatatatatatatatatatatatatatataatagggtagccagggcactagccaccatttgagatactatcactagagagttattgggtctttttacTTGCAAGACAGTATTGCACTGGAtccatctctctagttacggttcattttccctttgcttacacgcaatcaattttgatgggtcgcagggacacaggaacattatcatgctttcaatgtttcagtgtatttcagttgcttaattgaattattcttctttaaccacaaattacttttgttatgtatgttcatcttccccccacctccctcctccttggccccatgtaatggtgtctctgacaggaaaGACTCCTGTATCAAACGCGTATGTTGGACTGGCAGTGGGCCCGTGTATGCTCGCGCGCGGTGTCTATTTTCCACAGACCGCAGGCGAGGGAGGTTGTGCCGTTTGCAGTCATTTGTGTgagtagagtgtgtgtgtgtgtgttgtataattatataatatcttGTTTCATATACTACTTActatatttactaaataataataataactagcagggaTACCCGGCTTCGCCCGGGTTACAATGGCAAGAGATGAAAACTTTGcaagtctgtgtctgtctgtctgtgtctgactgtctgtctgtgtctgttttcgtctctctctgtctgtttttgtctgtgtctgtctctctctgtctgtttttgtctgtgtctgtctctttTTACATACCATTTGTAAATTACAGAgtctgtttttgttattttcagaATGGCGAAACGATCATACAAGGATGCCTTCCTAGACTTCGGATTCACAAACATCGTTGATCATGGAATCATCAAGCCTCAGTGTGTTATCTGCTGCGAAGTTCTGTCAAATGAGTCGCTGAAATCTAATAAGTTGAAAAGACATCTGACTTCAAAGCACCCTCAACATGCTCTCCAAGAGGGAGCTTTTTTTGAAAGAAAAGAAGCTGCTCTGAAACAACAAAGGTTCGAGACACCTGACAATCCAGCAGTAGTGGCTTTGAAGCAAGCCACATTAGCATCATATAAGGTTGCATGGAGAATTTCAAACAAGAAAGCACCCCACACTATTGGAGAAGATCTCGTCAAGCCTGCAGCCATTGACATAGTAAAAACGGTGGGTGGAGAAGACGTAGCAAGAAAACTGGAAATTATCCCGTTGTCAAATGACACTGTGCGCAGGAGAATAGTGGACATGTCACTTGATATCAAACACCAAGTAGTAGATCGCATCAAGGCCAAGGGAGCCTTTAGCTTGCAGCTAGATGAGTCAACAGACGTAAGTGATAACGCCCAACTGTTAGTTTATGTTAAGTATGAGGGGCCAGTGGATCTGGAAGAGGAGTATCTCTTTTGTCGTGCATTGCCAACAACCACTACAGGAGAAGATATTTTTCAAATGGTTGACCAGttcttgaaagaggaagaactttcATGGACAAACTACTTCAGCCTTTGTTCTGACGGAGCACCAGCGATGCTTGGGGCACGAAAAGGCTTCACAGCATTTGTAAAAAAAGTTAATCCCATGGTTAACGTTGTGTATTGCCTGCTACATCGTGAAAATCTGGTTGGTCGACACCTGTCACCTGGACTGAACGAAGTGATGGACGAAGCAGTTCAAATTGTCAACTACATCAAAACTAGTGCACTGAATACTCGGTTGTTCGAGCAGTTATGTGCCGATTTCGACGCAGAACACaggcatctcctcttccactcaaaCATCagatggctttcaagaggaaaattacTACGACGACTAGTGGATCTTCGGGATGAGTTGGAAATATTCCTGATTGAAAAGAAATGCGGCTTAGTGAACAAATTGGCGAACAAGATGTGGCTCCTACAAGTGGGGTATCTCAATGACATTTTTGTTGCACTCAACAATCTGAATATCAGCATGCAAGGCCGCAACCAGACAATTGCTGGAATTGCAGAAAATCTGTCTTCTTTCAAATGCAAGCTAAAACTGTGGTTAAGCAACGTGAAGCGAGGGAAATTTGCAGCTTTTCCTAGTGTGGCAGAATTTCTAGAGATGTGGGAGGAGACATCTCAGAATGATGCCAAAATTTTTATTGTACCACACTTGACTGAGTTGATGGCAGAGTTTGACAGACGAATTCCAGAAGAACACATTCGAACCCAGTCGTGGGTGAGAGATCCTTTCAACATAAATGTTGAAGACCTGCCAGAAAGTGTTCCAGGACTCCCAGAGCAACTTATTGAGGTTCAAAATGAACATTTGTTGAAGGacctcttcaaggaagtatctctttCTGATTTCTGGATTCAGGTAAAGAAAGAGAAGTCTATAGTAGGAGTTGAGGCGGTGAAAGTGTTGCTCCCATTTGTAACAACATACCTTTGCGAGCAAGGTTTCTCGGCTCTGACTCATATGAAAAATAAGTCGAGGAACAAGCTTAACCCCGAGCATGATATGAGATGCAGCCTTACGACAATGATTCCACGATTTgacaaactggtaaacgagaagcagcaccatggatcccattaatttagttttgtggatgaaaaacagtgccatgaattctattaatttagctttgtgaattaaaagcagtgccatagattctattaatttagttttgtgaattaaaagcagtgccatagattctatcaatttagttttgtgaattaaaagcagtgccatggattctattaatatagttttgggaacgaaaagcagtgccatgaatcctgttcgtttagttttgtgaaaaggaaaagcagtgccataaatcccactagtttagttttgtgaatggaaagctgtacacattattttttttccaaaataaagtgtatatatcattgcatgttttctttctcttcactttactctgggtcgcgaaggaatgaaatgtttcaaataaggtcgctcatgaaaaagtttgagaaccactggtctaTACCATAATCTTCTATTGCAatgtgttagagttcttttgcttaggaGTAAACTaaaacacactattttatcttatatatcttactcttgttttgctaaagattttataatttttataagaaatattaattttattgttgttacatCCTTGAATTATTCCATTTACCTTTCTTCCTTCAATCGTtgggctatttcctctgttggagaCCCTGAGCGCATAGAATCATACTTTTCcacctagggctgtagctttgcaattaataataataataataataataataataataataataataataataatagtatacacacacacacacacacacacacacacatatatatatatatatatatatatatatatatatatatatatatatatatatccatatatttatgtatatatatatatatatatatatatatatatatatatatatatatatatatatatatatatatatacatatatacatatatatatatatatatatatatatatatatatatatatatatatgcgtttgcgtgtatatatttattaatgcacacacacacacacacacatatatatatacatatatatatatatatatatatatatatatatatatatatatatatatatatatatatatatatatgtatgcatacatatatatatatatgtgtgtgtgaatatatatatatatatatatatatatatatatatatatatatatatatatgtgtgaatatatatatatatatatatatatatatatatatatatgtatatatatatatatatatatatatatatatttacatatatatatatatatatatatatatatatatatatatatatatatatatatatacaagtatataaatatgtatatatatatatatatatatatatatatatatatatatatatatatatgcatataaaagtatatatatatatatatatatatatatatatatatatatatatatatatatatatatatatatatatttatatgtatatatatatacatatatatataaatatatatatatatatatatatatatatatatatatatatatatatatatatatatatatatatatatgtatatatatatatatatatatatatatttgaatataatatacatattattctatatataatatatatataattatacatattcatatatacataataatat comes from the Palaemon carinicauda isolate YSFRI2023 chromosome 16, ASM3689809v2, whole genome shotgun sequence genome and includes:
- the LOC137655407 gene encoding zinc finger BED domain-containing protein 5-like; this translates as MAKRSYKDAFLDFGFTNIVDHGIIKPQCVICCEVLSNESLKSNKLKRHLTSKHPQHALQEGAFFERKEAALKQQRFETPDNPAVVALKQATLASYKVAWRISNKKAPHTIGEDLVKPAAIDIVKTVGGEDVARKLEIIPLSNDTVRRRIVDMSLDIKHQVVDRIKAKGAFSLQLDESTDVSDNAQLLVYVKYEGPVDLEEEYLFCRALPTTTTGEDIFQMVDQFLKEEELSWTNYFSLCSDGAPAMLGARKGFTAFVKKVNPMVNVVYCLLHRENLVGRHLSPGLNEVMDEAVQIVNYIKTSALNTRLFEQLCADFDAEHRHLLFHSNIRWLSRGKLLRRLVDLRDELEIFLIEKKCGLVNKLANKMWLLQVGYLNDIFVALNNLNISMQGRNQTIAGIAENLSSFKCKLKLWLSNVKRGKFAAFPSVAEFLEMWEETSQNDAKIFIVPHLTELMAEFDRRIPEEHIRTQSWVRDPFNINVEDLPESVPGLPEQLIEVQNEHLLKDLFKEVSLSDFWIQVKKEKSIVGVEAVKVLLPFVTTYLCEQGFSALTHMKNKSRNKLNPEHDMRCSLTTMIPRFDKLVNEKQHHGSH